One stretch of Saccharomonospora xinjiangensis XJ-54 DNA includes these proteins:
- a CDS encoding LysR family transcriptional regulator translates to MDVTRLRTLREFADRGSVTAAAEALHCTPSAVSQQLRALQREVGVPLTEPSGRGLRLTDAGRALVARADDVLAAVERAEAELDAYRSAPRGRVRVALFPTAGLLLLPGLLCRVAEHAGLDVEVRDVDMIPPEVPRLLADFDVVVAHRDEYGEPFTSDRLDVVRLLREPLDVALPFGHRLARRERVEPHELADEPWISVDVGFPVDDVMRSLAVRTGVRPRITHRINDFRITQALVAAGHGIALLPRYTMDTDRVLRKELSGIRAARFVEAVLRPGSATRPAVAAVLAALRAEADVVRKAKPCR, encoded by the coding sequence ATGGACGTGACCAGACTCCGGACCCTGCGGGAGTTCGCCGACCGGGGCAGCGTGACCGCCGCCGCTGAGGCGCTGCACTGCACGCCGTCGGCGGTGTCGCAGCAACTTCGGGCGCTCCAGCGCGAGGTGGGCGTGCCGTTGACGGAGCCGTCGGGGCGTGGCCTGCGCCTGACGGACGCGGGCAGGGCGCTGGTGGCGAGGGCCGACGACGTCCTCGCCGCCGTGGAGCGGGCCGAGGCCGAACTCGACGCCTACCGCAGCGCGCCGCGCGGAAGGGTGCGGGTGGCGTTGTTTCCCACGGCTGGGTTGCTGCTGCTGCCCGGCCTGCTGTGCCGGGTCGCCGAGCACGCGGGGCTGGACGTCGAGGTACGGGACGTGGACATGATCCCGCCCGAGGTACCGCGGCTGCTCGCGGACTTCGACGTCGTGGTGGCCCATCGCGACGAGTACGGCGAGCCGTTCACCTCCGACCGGCTCGACGTGGTGCGCCTGTTGCGGGAGCCGCTCGACGTGGCGCTGCCGTTCGGGCACCGGCTCGCGCGGCGCGAGCGGGTGGAGCCGCACGAACTCGCCGACGAGCCGTGGATCAGCGTTGACGTGGGCTTTCCCGTTGACGACGTGATGCGGTCGCTGGCCGTGCGCACGGGTGTGCGACCGCGTATCACGCATCGCATCAATGACTTCCGCATCACGCAGGCCCTTGTGGCGGCGGGCCACGGCATCGCGTTGCTGCCCCGCTACACGATGGACACCGATCGTGTGCTGCGTAAGGAGCTGTCCGGCATCAGGGCGGCCCGGTTCGTGGAGGCCGTGCTCCGCCCCGGCTCGGCCACCCGCCCCGCCGTCGCGGCCGTACTCGCGGCGCTGCGCGCGGAGGCCGACGTGGTGAGGAAGGCGAAACCCTGCCGTTAG
- a CDS encoding SDR family oxidoreductase, with product MNDLKGKVALVAGGTRGASRAIAVELARAGAFVYVTGRTSGEHRSEVGRAETIEGTVELIEQAGGRGVAVRVDHLEPEQVRALAERIDAEHGRLDILVDGVWGGDTLAWDKPVWEHSLDASLRMIRLGIDAHLITSHFLLPLVLRQRGGLVVELTDGTVEYNAKYRKGFTLAFYVAKAAGHTLAIGEAAETAEYGCTAVAFTPGWIRSEAMLDEFGVTEENWRDALAAQPHFCISETPTFVGRTVAALAADEEKSRFSGQTLNSGQLAKIYEIDDIDGSRPDGWRYIMEVEQQGKPADPTGYR from the coding sequence ATGAACGATTTGAAAGGCAAGGTCGCACTGGTCGCGGGCGGCACGCGGGGTGCGAGCAGGGCCATCGCGGTGGAGCTCGCGAGGGCGGGTGCGTTCGTCTACGTCACCGGCCGCACGTCGGGAGAGCATCGCTCGGAGGTCGGCAGGGCGGAGACCATCGAGGGCACGGTCGAGCTGATCGAGCAGGCCGGTGGCCGGGGTGTCGCGGTGCGCGTTGACCATCTCGAACCCGAACAGGTGCGCGCGCTGGCCGAGCGCATCGACGCCGAGCACGGCAGGCTGGACATCCTCGTGGACGGCGTGTGGGGCGGCGACACCCTCGCCTGGGACAAGCCCGTCTGGGAGCATTCGCTGGACGCGAGCCTCCGGATGATCCGTCTCGGCATCGACGCGCACCTGATCACGTCGCACTTCCTGCTCCCGCTGGTACTGCGGCAGCGCGGCGGACTCGTCGTGGAGCTCACCGACGGCACGGTCGAGTACAACGCGAAGTACCGCAAGGGCTTCACACTCGCGTTCTACGTCGCCAAGGCGGCGGGGCACACCCTGGCCATCGGGGAGGCCGCTGAGACCGCGGAGTACGGTTGCACGGCCGTGGCGTTCACCCCGGGCTGGATCCGCTCGGAGGCGATGCTCGACGAGTTCGGCGTCACGGAGGAGAACTGGCGCGACGCGCTCGCCGCCCAACCGCACTTCTGCATCTCCGAGACACCGACGTTCGTGGGCCGTACCGTCGCGGCGCTGGCCGCCGACGAGGAGAAGTCGCGTTTCTCCGGGCAGACCCTCAACAGCGGCCAGCTCGCGAAGATCTACGAGATCGACGACATCGACGGCAGCCGCCCCGACGGCTGGCGCTACATAATGGAGGTGGAGCAGCAGGGCAAACCCGCCGACCCCACCGGTTACCGCTGA
- a CDS encoding helix-turn-helix transcriptional regulator, which translates to MRAERLVALLFTLQSRRSATVAELAEALDVSPRTMHRDLAALQAAGVPLWTEPGRYGGVRLVEGWRTRLDGLTTREAVALFAMGAPRALAELGLGTAAAGAHAKVTATLPAPLREQARQVAQRFHLDAPRWFRPDEDTAHLADVARAVWEETRLRVRYRPGGASEEVERTLDPLGLVLKAGVWYLVAQAGESIRTYRVARITAVEHRPERADRPDDFDLADWWEHSSARFERTLRRVPVRIRLSPAGVRALPSVLDADLVAEALKNARRGQDGSAEAVVEFEAADVAVGSLLALGTEVEVLEPASVRADFAEVGRRIAERHGG; encoded by the coding sequence GTGCGAGCAGAACGTCTTGTGGCCTTGTTGTTCACCCTCCAAAGCAGGCGCAGCGCCACGGTCGCCGAGCTGGCCGAGGCGCTCGATGTGTCGCCACGGACCATGCACCGCGACCTCGCGGCGTTGCAGGCCGCCGGGGTTCCGCTCTGGACGGAGCCAGGTCGCTACGGCGGAGTGCGGCTCGTGGAGGGCTGGCGCACCCGGCTCGACGGGTTGACCACGCGGGAGGCCGTGGCGCTCTTCGCCATGGGAGCGCCGAGAGCGCTGGCCGAACTCGGGCTCGGCACCGCTGCGGCCGGCGCGCACGCGAAGGTGACGGCCACGCTGCCCGCGCCGCTTCGCGAGCAGGCCAGGCAGGTGGCGCAACGCTTCCACCTCGACGCGCCTCGCTGGTTCCGCCCCGACGAGGACACCGCCCATCTCGCCGACGTGGCTCGCGCCGTGTGGGAGGAGACGAGACTGAGGGTGCGTTACCGGCCTGGCGGCGCGAGTGAGGAGGTCGAGCGGACCCTCGACCCGTTGGGGCTCGTACTCAAGGCGGGCGTGTGGTACCTCGTGGCGCAGGCAGGGGAGTCGATCCGCACCTACCGGGTCGCCAGGATCACCGCCGTCGAACACCGTCCCGAACGCGCCGACCGCCCTGACGACTTCGACCTCGCCGACTGGTGGGAGCACTCGTCGGCGCGGTTCGAGCGGACACTGCGCCGGGTGCCCGTGCGGATACGGCTGAGTCCCGCAGGCGTTCGCGCGCTGCCGTCGGTGTTGGACGCCGATCTCGTGGCGGAGGCGTTGAAGAACGCGAGGCGGGGCCAGGACGGCTCCGCCGAGGCGGTCGTCGAGTTCGAGGCCGCCGACGTCGCGGTCGGCAGCCTGCTCGCACTCGGCACCGAGGTCGAGGTGCTCGAACCGGCCTCCGTGCGGGCGGACTTCGCCGAGGTGGGGCGCCGGATCGCCGAACGTCACGGCGGATAG
- a CDS encoding DedA family protein produces the protein MDDVSLLLLFAVAVVPLVPTEIALIGTGVAAANGGDPFVLVLAVATAGCLISDIGLYAVGRFGGARVLRRLRHRPSFETSADWIGTHLDRRGVPILVLARWLPAGGTVGALLAGSLRWSPRRFLTASGIGVPLWCAYAAGLGYLGGSLLEQSRFGTVLSAALALLAAFTITTVFRRTATWSARA, from the coding sequence GTGGACGACGTCTCGCTGCTGCTGCTCTTCGCCGTCGCCGTCGTGCCGCTGGTGCCGACGGAGATCGCGCTGATCGGCACGGGGGTCGCCGCCGCCAATGGTGGTGACCCCTTCGTGCTGGTGCTCGCCGTCGCGACGGCGGGCTGCCTGATCTCCGACATCGGCCTCTACGCGGTGGGGCGGTTCGGTGGCGCGCGCGTCCTGCGGCGGCTGCGGCACCGTCCCTCCTTCGAGACCAGCGCCGACTGGATCGGCACGCATCTCGACCGGCGAGGCGTGCCGATTCTCGTCCTCGCGCGCTGGCTTCCCGCAGGAGGCACCGTCGGCGCGCTGCTCGCCGGTTCGTTGCGCTGGTCGCCGAGGCGCTTCCTCACCGCGTCCGGCATCGGGGTGCCGTTGTGGTGCGCGTACGCGGCGGGGCTGGGCTATCTCGGCGGTTCGCTGCTGGAGCAGTCGCGGTTCGGCACCGTGCTCTCGGCGGCTCTCGCGTTGCTGGCCGCCTTCACCATCACGACGGTGTTCCGCCGCACCGCCACCTGGTCGGCGCGAGCATGA
- the leuA gene encoding 2-isopropylmalate synthase — protein MSTSDRQVSSTSRIRTPARPAPADQPAWNLQRGSSMPYHRYRPWHRLVEDISLPDRTWPDKRIERAPLWCAVDLRDGNQALIDPMSPARKRKFFDLLVRMGFKEIEVGFPAASQTDFDFVREIITDGAIPDDVRIQVLVQCRPELIERTFQALEGAPRAIVHIYNSTSILQRRVVFREEREGIKKIATQAAELVTEYAAKYSDTDFRFQYSPESYTGTELSYAAEVCNAVTEIWQPTPGNPVILNLPATVEMATPNVYADSIEWMHRNLQRRDSVILSLHPHNDRGTGIAAAELGYQAGADRIEGCLFGNGERTGNVDLVALGMNLFSQGIDPQLDFSDLDEIKRTVEYCNQLPVPERSPWAGDLVFTAFSGSHQDAINKGFDALRDAADKAGVPVDEYPWEVPYLPIDPKDVGRTYEAVIRVNSQSGKGGIAYIMKTEHQLDLPRRLQIEFSKTIQRHTDSEGGEVDPQTMWEAFSAEYLEPTTPLELVSQHVRANGDYELTATIRHDGEEQEVVGRGNGPIAAFFDALATIGLDLRLMDYSEHTLTPGDDSKAASYIECAVEDKVYWGVGIDHSIITASLRAVVSAVNRAHR, from the coding sequence ATGAGCACCTCCGACCGTCAGGTCTCTTCCACGAGCCGTATCCGGACCCCGGCCCGCCCCGCCCCCGCCGACCAGCCCGCGTGGAACCTCCAGCGAGGCAGTTCGATGCCGTACCACCGCTACCGCCCGTGGCACCGCCTCGTCGAGGACATCTCGCTGCCCGACCGCACCTGGCCCGACAAGCGCATCGAGCGCGCGCCGCTGTGGTGTGCGGTTGACCTGCGCGACGGCAACCAGGCGCTGATCGACCCGATGTCACCCGCGCGCAAACGCAAGTTCTTCGACCTGCTGGTACGCATGGGCTTCAAGGAGATCGAGGTCGGCTTCCCCGCGGCCAGCCAGACCGACTTCGACTTCGTTCGGGAGATCATCACAGACGGCGCGATTCCCGACGACGTGCGCATCCAGGTGCTCGTACAATGCCGCCCCGAGCTGATCGAGCGCACGTTCCAGGCGCTGGAGGGCGCGCCGAGGGCCATCGTGCACATCTACAACTCGACGTCGATCCTCCAGCGCCGCGTGGTGTTCCGTGAGGAACGCGAGGGCATCAAGAAGATCGCGACGCAGGCCGCGGAGCTGGTCACCGAGTACGCGGCCAAGTACTCCGACACCGACTTCCGCTTCCAGTACTCCCCCGAGTCTTACACCGGCACGGAGCTGTCGTACGCGGCGGAGGTCTGCAACGCCGTCACCGAGATCTGGCAGCCGACACCGGGCAACCCCGTGATCCTGAACCTGCCCGCGACCGTCGAGATGGCCACACCCAACGTCTACGCAGACTCCATCGAGTGGATGCACCGCAACCTACAGCGGCGGGACTCGGTGATCCTGTCCCTGCACCCGCACAACGACAGGGGCACCGGCATCGCCGCGGCCGAGCTGGGCTACCAGGCAGGCGCCGACCGCATCGAGGGATGCCTCTTCGGCAACGGTGAGCGCACCGGCAACGTCGATCTGGTCGCACTCGGGATGAACCTGTTCAGCCAGGGCATCGACCCGCAGCTCGACTTCTCCGACCTCGACGAGATCAAGCGCACGGTCGAGTACTGCAACCAGCTTCCCGTTCCCGAGCGCAGTCCCTGGGCGGGCGACCTCGTGTTCACCGCGTTCTCCGGCAGCCACCAGGACGCCATCAACAAGGGCTTCGACGCGCTGCGCGACGCCGCGGACAAGGCGGGCGTTCCGGTTGACGAGTACCCGTGGGAGGTGCCGTACCTGCCGATCGATCCCAAGGACGTCGGCCGTACGTACGAGGCCGTCATCCGCGTCAACTCGCAGTCGGGCAAGGGTGGAATCGCCTACATCATGAAGACCGAGCACCAGCTCGACCTGCCGAGGCGGCTCCAGATCGAGTTCTCGAAGACGATCCAGCGGCACACCGACAGCGAGGGCGGCGAGGTGGACCCGCAGACGATGTGGGAGGCGTTCTCCGCCGAGTACCTCGAACCGACGACCCCGCTGGAGCTGGTCTCGCAGCACGTCAGGGCCAACGGCGACTACGAGCTGACGGCGACGATCCGCCACGACGGCGAGGAGCAGGAGGTCGTCGGCAGGGGCAACGGGCCCATCGCCGCGTTCTTCGACGCGCTGGCCACGATCGGTCTCGACCTGCGGCTCATGGACTACAGCGAGCACACCCTGACCCCCGGCGACGACTCGAAGGCGGCCTCCTACATCGAGTGCGCCGTCGAGGACAAGGTGTACTGGGGTGTCGGCATCGATCACTCGATCATCACCGCGTCGCTGCGCGCGGTGGTCTCGGCGGTGAACCGAGCCCACCGGTGA